In Oreochromis niloticus isolate F11D_XX linkage group LG5, O_niloticus_UMD_NMBU, whole genome shotgun sequence, a single window of DNA contains:
- the tcta gene encoding T-cell leukemia translocation-altered gene protein homolog, which yields MEEPWDFEFLSRIADSCLSFLSEFVDDWLANDMRVSIFKILLSWLIFSLIAIHFAWKVYGNTVNDMYYRQGTGQNGGTPDTAAHTSGWEGKAGDGPKIHRD from the exons ATGGAGGAGCCGTGGGACTTTGAGTTTCTATCCCGCATCGCTGACAGCTGCCTGTCGTTTCTCTCTGAGTTTGTAGACGACTGGCTCGCCAACGACATGAGAGTGTCCATATTCAAAATACTCCTCAGCTGGTTAATTTTTAGTCTAATCGCCATTCACTTCGCGTGGAAAGTCTACGGAAATACAGTGAACGATATGTATTACAGACAAG GGACCGGACAGAACGGAGGCACACCGGATACAGCTGCACACACGAGTGGATG GGAAGGTAAAGCAGGGGATGGTCCAAAGATTCATCGGGATTAA
- the glyctk gene encoding glycerate kinase isoform X1, with protein sequence MTFLLRSTELSMARVLSLFRSQPFLRLVARRKPTFCKMSMDTRAREVFAAAVEAVQPDTVVRQSIKRKEDSVVIDGRTFTLKHNLHLVGFGKAVLGMAAEAERIVGDHLVKGVISVPHGIQQTLQQHGKDHLLLKENSRIKVIEGAKHNLPDADAQKAAEMIKHLASELTEKDLLLVLISGGGSALLPAPIPPITLQEKLHVTRRLAGAGATIQELNTIRRALSLLKGGGLAHHAHPAQVVALILSDVIGDPLDLIASGPTVMSRVWPEEVLSILERYKLLNLLPTSVKEVLDKPNCRWKENKDESDPSGHVLNAVIGSNSVALKRAGLRARELGFLPVVLSPSVCGDVRSVSRLYGMLARFACSREEPPPDIATEVLKLGPEVGVESWDLCRTMQVLEEGRTEGWGATCLLAGGEPTVELTGKGRGGRNQELAMRVGLELRSLGLPPKGPVFLSGGTDGQDGPTEAAGAITDGGLYDEAKGQGLDIDNFLINNDSYTFFSRLSGGQRLLAPGLTCTNVMDVHMLLIPAIPINIR encoded by the exons AT GACATTTCTGCTCAGATCCACTGAATTATCAATGGCCCGTGTTCTTTCCTTGTTCCGGTCTCAGCCTTTTCTGCGTCTTGTGGCGAGGAGAAAACCCACGTTCTGCAAAATGTCAATGGACACGCGGGCACGTGAAGTGTTTGCAGCTGCAGTGGAAGCCGTGCAGCCAGATACTGTGGTCCGTCAAAGTATCAAGCGCAAGGAGGACTCTGTTGTTATTGATGGTCGCACATTCACGCTCAAACACAACCTGCACTTGGTGGGCTTTGGAAAAGCTGTGCTGGGAATGGCTGCTGAGGCAGAGAGGATTGTGGGTGATCATTTAGTGAAAGGAGTCATAAGCGTGCCACATGGGATTCAGCAAACATTACAGCAGCACGGGAAAGA CCATCTGCTGCTAAAAGAAAACAGCCGTATCAAAGTAATAGAGGGAGCTAAACACAACTTGCCTGATGCTGATGCCCAGAAGGCAGCTGAGATGATCAAGCATTTAGCCAGTGAGCTGACAGAGAAAGACTTGCTTCTTGTACTGATTTCAG GTGGGGGCTCTGCATTGCTACCTGCACCCATCCCGCCAATCACCTTGCAAGAAAAGCTACATGTTACCCGCAGACTTGCAGGTGCTGGTGCCACTATTCAGGAGCTGAACACCATACGTCGTGCCCTTTCGTTGTTAAAGGGTGGAGGGCTTGCACATCATGCTCACCCTGCACAG GTTGTTGCACTGATACTATCTGATGTGATTGGGGATCCTCTTGACTTGATAGCTAGTGGCCCCACAGTGATGAGTCGGGTGTGGCCTGAGGAAGTTTTGTCAATCCTTGAACGTTACAAGCTGTTAAACTTGCTTCCGACGTCAGTAAAGGAAGTCCTTGACAAACCAAATTGTAGGTGGAAAGAGAATAAGGATGAATCTGATCCATCGGGACATGTTCTcaatgctgtgattggttcCAACAGTGTTGCCCTTAAACGCGCTGGTCTCCGGGCTCGAGAGCTGGGCTTCCTCCCTGTAGTCCTTTCGCCAAGTGTGTGTGGAGATGTGCGGTCTGTGTCTAGACTCTACGGCATGCTGGCCCGCTTTGCCTGTTCTCGAGAGGAACCTCCTCCTGACATCGCCACTGAGGTGTTGAAGCTGGGCCCTGAAGTTGGTGTGGAGAGCTGGGACCTCTGCCGTACAATGCAGGTTTTGGAAGAAGGGCGTACAGAGGGATGGGGTGCCACATGTCTGTTAGCTGGAGGCGAACCCACTGTGGAGCTAACAGGCAAAGGCCGAGGTGGTCGGAACCAGGAGCTGGCTATGCGAGTGGGGCTGGAACTGAGAAGCCTAGGGCTTCCGCCTAAAGGGCCAGTCTTTCTGAGTGGGGGCACTGATGGTCAGGATGGACCCACTGAGGCAGCAGGGGCGATTACTGATGGCGGTTTGTACGATGAAGCGAAAGGTCAGGGCCTGGACATCGACAACTTCCTTATCAACAATGATTCTTACACGTTTTTTTCTCGTCTTTCTGGTGGGCAGCGTTTACTCGCACCCGGCCTAACTTGCACGAATGTAATGGATGTGCACATGCTACTGATTCCAGCTATTCCTATTAACATTAGATAa
- the glyctk gene encoding glycerate kinase isoform X2 yields MARVLSLFRSQPFLRLVARRKPTFCKMSMDTRAREVFAAAVEAVQPDTVVRQSIKRKEDSVVIDGRTFTLKHNLHLVGFGKAVLGMAAEAERIVGDHLVKGVISVPHGIQQTLQQHGKDHLLLKENSRIKVIEGAKHNLPDADAQKAAEMIKHLASELTEKDLLLVLISGGGSALLPAPIPPITLQEKLHVTRRLAGAGATIQELNTIRRALSLLKGGGLAHHAHPAQVVALILSDVIGDPLDLIASGPTVMSRVWPEEVLSILERYKLLNLLPTSVKEVLDKPNCRWKENKDESDPSGHVLNAVIGSNSVALKRAGLRARELGFLPVVLSPSVCGDVRSVSRLYGMLARFACSREEPPPDIATEVLKLGPEVGVESWDLCRTMQVLEEGRTEGWGATCLLAGGEPTVELTGKGRGGRNQELAMRVGLELRSLGLPPKGPVFLSGGTDGQDGPTEAAGAITDGGLYDEAKGQGLDIDNFLINNDSYTFFSRLSGGQRLLAPGLTCTNVMDVHMLLIPAIPINIR; encoded by the exons ATGGCCCGTGTTCTTTCCTTGTTCCGGTCTCAGCCTTTTCTGCGTCTTGTGGCGAGGAGAAAACCCACGTTCTGCAAAATGTCAATGGACACGCGGGCACGTGAAGTGTTTGCAGCTGCAGTGGAAGCCGTGCAGCCAGATACTGTGGTCCGTCAAAGTATCAAGCGCAAGGAGGACTCTGTTGTTATTGATGGTCGCACATTCACGCTCAAACACAACCTGCACTTGGTGGGCTTTGGAAAAGCTGTGCTGGGAATGGCTGCTGAGGCAGAGAGGATTGTGGGTGATCATTTAGTGAAAGGAGTCATAAGCGTGCCACATGGGATTCAGCAAACATTACAGCAGCACGGGAAAGA CCATCTGCTGCTAAAAGAAAACAGCCGTATCAAAGTAATAGAGGGAGCTAAACACAACTTGCCTGATGCTGATGCCCAGAAGGCAGCTGAGATGATCAAGCATTTAGCCAGTGAGCTGACAGAGAAAGACTTGCTTCTTGTACTGATTTCAG GTGGGGGCTCTGCATTGCTACCTGCACCCATCCCGCCAATCACCTTGCAAGAAAAGCTACATGTTACCCGCAGACTTGCAGGTGCTGGTGCCACTATTCAGGAGCTGAACACCATACGTCGTGCCCTTTCGTTGTTAAAGGGTGGAGGGCTTGCACATCATGCTCACCCTGCACAG GTTGTTGCACTGATACTATCTGATGTGATTGGGGATCCTCTTGACTTGATAGCTAGTGGCCCCACAGTGATGAGTCGGGTGTGGCCTGAGGAAGTTTTGTCAATCCTTGAACGTTACAAGCTGTTAAACTTGCTTCCGACGTCAGTAAAGGAAGTCCTTGACAAACCAAATTGTAGGTGGAAAGAGAATAAGGATGAATCTGATCCATCGGGACATGTTCTcaatgctgtgattggttcCAACAGTGTTGCCCTTAAACGCGCTGGTCTCCGGGCTCGAGAGCTGGGCTTCCTCCCTGTAGTCCTTTCGCCAAGTGTGTGTGGAGATGTGCGGTCTGTGTCTAGACTCTACGGCATGCTGGCCCGCTTTGCCTGTTCTCGAGAGGAACCTCCTCCTGACATCGCCACTGAGGTGTTGAAGCTGGGCCCTGAAGTTGGTGTGGAGAGCTGGGACCTCTGCCGTACAATGCAGGTTTTGGAAGAAGGGCGTACAGAGGGATGGGGTGCCACATGTCTGTTAGCTGGAGGCGAACCCACTGTGGAGCTAACAGGCAAAGGCCGAGGTGGTCGGAACCAGGAGCTGGCTATGCGAGTGGGGCTGGAACTGAGAAGCCTAGGGCTTCCGCCTAAAGGGCCAGTCTTTCTGAGTGGGGGCACTGATGGTCAGGATGGACCCACTGAGGCAGCAGGGGCGATTACTGATGGCGGTTTGTACGATGAAGCGAAAGGTCAGGGCCTGGACATCGACAACTTCCTTATCAACAATGATTCTTACACGTTTTTTTCTCGTCTTTCTGGTGGGCAGCGTTTACTCGCACCCGGCCTAACTTGCACGAATGTAATGGATGTGCACATGCTACTGATTCCAGCTATTCCTATTAACATTAGATAa